GCGAGAATCTGCGGAACGCTCGGAGAACCCTCGTCGAGCAGCGTGCGCAGCAGTTCGGCGAGCTTGGTCGGATACACCGTCTCACGGGTCGCCCGCAGTTCGGCGGAAGTCCACCACCTGAGACCCGCCACGCTGCGGCGCTCCAGTTCGGTCAGACCCCCCAGGTCGGTGGCGGTCTGCTCGGTTCGCGCGAGAAAGTACCACTCGTCCTGTTCCCAGCGGCGGCCGTCGAAGGGGAAGGAACACCTGCGCTTCCAGAGGACCGGACCGAGTTCGATGTCCGTGATGCCGGTCTCCTCGGCGAGCTCGCGGCGGGCGGCCTGCTCGTGGCTCTCGTCGCCCTCCAGCCCGCCACCCGGAGTGAACCACCAGGTCTTCGCGGGGTCCTCGGGTTCGAAGCCGTGGAGCAGCAGAATCCGCTCCTGCGGGTCGAGGAGGACGACCCGGGCGACCGTCCGGATCTCAGCGGACACCGGCCACCGCCTCGGCGGACTTGGCGCGCCGGATCCACGCGGCCACCGGCCCGTAGGCGCAGCCGCCCAGGATCAGGATCACGCCCAGCACCACGGCCGAGAGCTGGAGCGGCAGCGGACCCCGGGACGAGATCCCGCCGGGAAGCGCGGCGAACCCGTCCGCCCGGTCGAGCATGCCGCGGGAGGGCCAGACCACGGCGTCCACCCGCGCCTCGACCGTGTCGCGCGGCACCGCACCCTGCCCCTCCTCCGCCATGTGGACCCGGGAGTCCAGGGAGGTCACCCGGTTGTCCCCGAGCAGGAAGAGCTCCCCCTCGGGGACCTCCGCGCTGAACTCCGACGAGGCCGCCGGGGCGGAGCCCTCGCTCTCTGCGGAAGCCCCGGAAGCCCCGGAGTCCCCGAGATCTCCGGAGCTGCCCACCGGCTTCTGCAGATACGGTTCTTCGATCGGCACGTCGTCCACGGTGAGCCGGCCCTTCGCGTCGCAGCAGACCACGATGTCGCCTCCGGTCCCGATGACCCGCTTGACCATCGGGGAGTCGCTCCACACCTTGTCCGTGAAGACCACGACGTCGCCGCGCCGCACCTCGTCGCCCGATATCCGCTGCGCCAGCACCTTGGACCCGGCCGCCACGGTCGGGGACATCGAATCGGTCGGCACGGTGTACGGCCGGTACACCAGTGCGGCCCAGGCGAACCCGCCGAGGAAAAGCACACAGCCGACGGCCACGGTCAGACCCGACAGCACACTGCCGAGCCGACCGTGGCCGTCTCCCGTACGTCCTGTTCCACTCATCCCAGCGTCCCCCATCGGAGATCGACAATCGCTGATCCGAGTCGGCACACTACCCGTCGGTACGACCGCCGGTCAGCCTCCTGCGGCGCCAGAAGACCAGGGGGAGCGCTCCTGCCACCCCGAGCGCGGCCGGACCGACCGCCGCCGCGGCGTTCAGGCCGGACTGGTCGAAGGTGCTGGGCACCGGCAGCGTCGCCCACCGGTTGACGGGCCAGACCACCAGCACGGCACGGCCGACGACATCGTCGACGGAGACGGTGCCC
The DNA window shown above is from Streptomyces sp. NBC_00247 and carries:
- a CDS encoding NUDIX hydrolase; protein product: MSAEIRTVARVVLLDPQERILLLHGFEPEDPAKTWWFTPGGGLEGDESHEQAARRELAEETGITDIELGPVLWKRRCSFPFDGRRWEQDEWYFLARTEQTATDLGGLTELERRSVAGLRWWTSAELRATRETVYPTKLAELLRTLLDEGSPSVPQILAPEIA
- the lepB gene encoding signal peptidase I; the encoded protein is MSGTGRTGDGHGRLGSVLSGLTVAVGCVLFLGGFAWAALVYRPYTVPTDSMSPTVAAGSKVLAQRISGDEVRRGDVVVFTDKVWSDSPMVKRVIGTGGDIVVCCDAKGRLTVDDVPIEEPYLQKPVGSSGDLGDSGASGASAESEGSAPAASSEFSAEVPEGELFLLGDNRVTSLDSRVHMAEEGQGAVPRDTVEARVDAVVWPSRGMLDRADGFAALPGGISSRGPLPLQLSAVVLGVILILGGCAYGPVAAWIRRAKSAEAVAGVR